A DNA window from Vigna angularis cultivar LongXiaoDou No.4 chromosome 1, ASM1680809v1, whole genome shotgun sequence contains the following coding sequences:
- the LOC108320985 gene encoding pentatricopeptide repeat-containing protein At1g77360, mitochondrial isoform X3, translated as MNRKMEAVAENPARSTGLKYASINPNKPQPSPIPKPNQFPSHLDAPNVSSSARALCDILTRASPHDIETALSSSGIDPEEDLVKEVLKLSYNYPSSAVKFFRWAGRGKKHPAHTWNLMVDLLGKNQLFEPMWDAVRSMKQEEKLSLSTFASVFHSYSAAGRFNEAVMSFDVMDRYGVKQDVVAVNSLLSAICCEDNQTSVGVEFLESIKAKVSPDGDTFAILLEGWQKEGNAAKAKITFGDMVAQIGWNKDNVAAYDAFLMTLFSADLMDDVVRFLQAMKDHGCFPGLKFFTNALDALVKRNDAHHAIPMWDVMVSGELVPNLIMYNAMIGLLCNNVAIDHAIRLLDEMAFHGAFPDSLTYNMIFECLVKNKKARETGRFFAEMIKNEWPPTGPNCAAAIAMLFECDDPEAAHEIWSYVVENHVKPLDESANAMLVGLCNLSRFSEVKRLAEDVLYRRIKVYESTMTFLKDAFYKEEGQICYWS; from the exons ATGAATCGTAAAATGGAGGCAGTGGCTGAAAACCCCGCAAGGTCGACGGGGTTAAAGTACGCATCCATAAACCCTAACAAACCTCAACCATCCCCAATTCCCAAACCCAACCAATTTCCCTCCCACCTCGACGCGCCCAACGTCTCGTCTTCCGCTCGTGCCCTTTGTGACATCCTCACACGCGCCTCCCCTCACGACATCGAAACCGCCCTCTCCTCCTCGGGAATCGATCCCGAGGAGGACCTCGTCAAAGAGGTCCTCAAACTCTCTTACAACTACCCTTCCTCCGCCGTCAAGTTCTTCCGGTGGGCCGGGCGAGGCAAAAAGCACCCGGCTCATACCTGGAACTTGATGGTCGACCTGCTGGGTAAAAACCAGCTTTTCGAGCCCATGTGGGATGCCGTCAGGTCTATGAAACAGGAAGAGAAACTTTCTCTCTCCACCTTCGCTTCCGTCTTCCATAGCTACTCCGCTGCCGGTAGGTTTAACGAGGCCGTCATGAGCTTCGACGTCATGGACAGGTACGGCGTCAAGCAGGACGTGGTGGCCGTTAACTCGCTCCTCAGCGCCATTTGCTGCGAGGACAACCAAACATCCGTGGGCGTCGAGTTTCTCGAGAGCATCAAGGCGAAGGTGTCGCCTGACGGCGACACCTTTGCCATTCTTCTCGAAGGGTGGCAAAAGGAAGGCAATGCTGCTAAAGCTAAGATCACGTTTGGTGATATGGTGGCTCAAATTGGCTGGAACAAGGACAATGTTGCTGCCTACGACGCGTTTTTGATGACCCTCTTTAGCGCTGACCTCATGGATGATGTTGTCAGGTTCCTTCAGGCTATGAAGGACCATGGTTGCTTCCCAGGTTTGAAATTCTTTACCAACGCGCTTGACGCTCTTGTCAAGCGAAACGACGCCCATCACGCTATCCCTATGTGGGATGTGATGGTCAGTGGCGAGTTAGTGCCTAATTTGATCATGTATAATGCCATGATTGGGTTGCTCTGCAACAATGTTGCTATTGATCACGCCATTCGCCTGCTCGATGAGATGGCTTTCCATGGCGCTTTTCCGGACTCCCTTACCTACAACATGATCTTTGAGTGCTTGGTGAAGAACAAGAAGGCGCGTGAGACGGGGAGGTTCTTCGCCGAGATGATCAAGAATGAGTGGCCCCCTACCGGCCCTAACTGCGCTGCCGCCATTGCAATGTTGTTTGAATGTGATGATCCCGAAGCAGCGCATGAAATTTGGAGTTATGTTGTTGAGAATCATGTCAAGCCGCTTGATGAGAGTGCGAATGCCATGCTAGTTGGACTTTGTAACTTGAGTAGATTCTCGGAGGTTAAGAGGTTGGCTGAGGATGTGCTTTATAGAAGGATCAAGGTGTATGAATCTACAATGACTTTCCTGAAGGATGCCTTCTATAAAGAAG AAGGGCAAATATGTTATTGGTCTTAA
- the LOC108320985 gene encoding pentatricopeptide repeat-containing protein At1g77360, mitochondrial isoform X1 yields the protein MNRKMEAVAENPARSTGLKYASINPNKPQPSPIPKPNQFPSHLDAPNVSSSARALCDILTRASPHDIETALSSSGIDPEEDLVKEVLKLSYNYPSSAVKFFRWAGRGKKHPAHTWNLMVDLLGKNQLFEPMWDAVRSMKQEEKLSLSTFASVFHSYSAAGRFNEAVMSFDVMDRYGVKQDVVAVNSLLSAICCEDNQTSVGVEFLESIKAKVSPDGDTFAILLEGWQKEGNAAKAKITFGDMVAQIGWNKDNVAAYDAFLMTLFSADLMDDVVRFLQAMKDHGCFPGLKFFTNALDALVKRNDAHHAIPMWDVMVSGELVPNLIMYNAMIGLLCNNVAIDHAIRLLDEMAFHGAFPDSLTYNMIFECLVKNKKARETGRFFAEMIKNEWPPTGPNCAAAIAMLFECDDPEAAHEIWSYVVENHVKPLDESANAMLVGLCNLSRFSEVKRLAEDVLYRRIKVYESTMTFLKDAFYKEGGQFSWAFMKVVHACLEQTCRLSFLTWTFIISALMQVPRAYTLLDFCAYVIDSIALLV from the exons ATGAATCGTAAAATGGAGGCAGTGGCTGAAAACCCCGCAAGGTCGACGGGGTTAAAGTACGCATCCATAAACCCTAACAAACCTCAACCATCCCCAATTCCCAAACCCAACCAATTTCCCTCCCACCTCGACGCGCCCAACGTCTCGTCTTCCGCTCGTGCCCTTTGTGACATCCTCACACGCGCCTCCCCTCACGACATCGAAACCGCCCTCTCCTCCTCGGGAATCGATCCCGAGGAGGACCTCGTCAAAGAGGTCCTCAAACTCTCTTACAACTACCCTTCCTCCGCCGTCAAGTTCTTCCGGTGGGCCGGGCGAGGCAAAAAGCACCCGGCTCATACCTGGAACTTGATGGTCGACCTGCTGGGTAAAAACCAGCTTTTCGAGCCCATGTGGGATGCCGTCAGGTCTATGAAACAGGAAGAGAAACTTTCTCTCTCCACCTTCGCTTCCGTCTTCCATAGCTACTCCGCTGCCGGTAGGTTTAACGAGGCCGTCATGAGCTTCGACGTCATGGACAGGTACGGCGTCAAGCAGGACGTGGTGGCCGTTAACTCGCTCCTCAGCGCCATTTGCTGCGAGGACAACCAAACATCCGTGGGCGTCGAGTTTCTCGAGAGCATCAAGGCGAAGGTGTCGCCTGACGGCGACACCTTTGCCATTCTTCTCGAAGGGTGGCAAAAGGAAGGCAATGCTGCTAAAGCTAAGATCACGTTTGGTGATATGGTGGCTCAAATTGGCTGGAACAAGGACAATGTTGCTGCCTACGACGCGTTTTTGATGACCCTCTTTAGCGCTGACCTCATGGATGATGTTGTCAGGTTCCTTCAGGCTATGAAGGACCATGGTTGCTTCCCAGGTTTGAAATTCTTTACCAACGCGCTTGACGCTCTTGTCAAGCGAAACGACGCCCATCACGCTATCCCTATGTGGGATGTGATGGTCAGTGGCGAGTTAGTGCCTAATTTGATCATGTATAATGCCATGATTGGGTTGCTCTGCAACAATGTTGCTATTGATCACGCCATTCGCCTGCTCGATGAGATGGCTTTCCATGGCGCTTTTCCGGACTCCCTTACCTACAACATGATCTTTGAGTGCTTGGTGAAGAACAAGAAGGCGCGTGAGACGGGGAGGTTCTTCGCCGAGATGATCAAGAATGAGTGGCCCCCTACCGGCCCTAACTGCGCTGCCGCCATTGCAATGTTGTTTGAATGTGATGATCCCGAAGCAGCGCATGAAATTTGGAGTTATGTTGTTGAGAATCATGTCAAGCCGCTTGATGAGAGTGCGAATGCCATGCTAGTTGGACTTTGTAACTTGAGTAGATTCTCGGAGGTTAAGAGGTTGGCTGAGGATGTGCTTTATAGAAGGATCAAGGTGTATGAATCTACAATGACTTTCCTGAAGGATGCCTTCTATAAAGAAG GAGGGCAGTTTTCGTGGGCTTTCATGAAAGTTGTGCATGCTTGCTTAGAGCAAACCTGCAGATTAAGTTTCCTTACGTGGACATTTATCATCAGTGCTTTGATGCAAGTGCCTCGTGCTTATACTCTATTAGATTTTTGTGCATATGTTATTGATAGCATTGCCTTGTTGGTGTAA
- the LOC108320985 gene encoding pentatricopeptide repeat-containing protein At1g77360, mitochondrial isoform X2, with translation MNRKMEAVAENPARSTGLKYASINPNKPQPSPIPKPNQFPSHLDAPNVSSSARALCDILTRASPHDIETALSSSGIDPEEDLVKEVLKLSYNYPSSAVKFFRWAGRGKKHPAHTWNLMVDLLGKNQLFEPMWDAVRSMKQEEKLSLSTFASVFHSYSAAGRFNEAVMSFDVMDRYGVKQDVVAVNSLLSAICCEDNQTSVGVEFLESIKAKVSPDGDTFAILLEGWQKEGNAAKAKITFGDMVAQIGWNKDNVAAYDAFLMTLFSADLMDDVVRFLQAMKDHGCFPGLKFFTNALDALVKRNDAHHAIPMWDVMVSGELVPNLIMYNAMIGLLCNNVAIDHAIRLLDEMAFHGAFPDSLTYNMIFECLVKNKKARETGRFFAEMIKNEWPPTGPNCAAAIAMLFECDDPEAAHEIWSYVVENHVKPLDESANAMLVGLCNLSRFSEVKRLAEDVLYRRIKVYESTMTFLKDAFYKEGGQFSWAFMKVVHACLEQTCRLSFLTWTFIISALIRANMLLVLIVFWMGKDL, from the exons ATGAATCGTAAAATGGAGGCAGTGGCTGAAAACCCCGCAAGGTCGACGGGGTTAAAGTACGCATCCATAAACCCTAACAAACCTCAACCATCCCCAATTCCCAAACCCAACCAATTTCCCTCCCACCTCGACGCGCCCAACGTCTCGTCTTCCGCTCGTGCCCTTTGTGACATCCTCACACGCGCCTCCCCTCACGACATCGAAACCGCCCTCTCCTCCTCGGGAATCGATCCCGAGGAGGACCTCGTCAAAGAGGTCCTCAAACTCTCTTACAACTACCCTTCCTCCGCCGTCAAGTTCTTCCGGTGGGCCGGGCGAGGCAAAAAGCACCCGGCTCATACCTGGAACTTGATGGTCGACCTGCTGGGTAAAAACCAGCTTTTCGAGCCCATGTGGGATGCCGTCAGGTCTATGAAACAGGAAGAGAAACTTTCTCTCTCCACCTTCGCTTCCGTCTTCCATAGCTACTCCGCTGCCGGTAGGTTTAACGAGGCCGTCATGAGCTTCGACGTCATGGACAGGTACGGCGTCAAGCAGGACGTGGTGGCCGTTAACTCGCTCCTCAGCGCCATTTGCTGCGAGGACAACCAAACATCCGTGGGCGTCGAGTTTCTCGAGAGCATCAAGGCGAAGGTGTCGCCTGACGGCGACACCTTTGCCATTCTTCTCGAAGGGTGGCAAAAGGAAGGCAATGCTGCTAAAGCTAAGATCACGTTTGGTGATATGGTGGCTCAAATTGGCTGGAACAAGGACAATGTTGCTGCCTACGACGCGTTTTTGATGACCCTCTTTAGCGCTGACCTCATGGATGATGTTGTCAGGTTCCTTCAGGCTATGAAGGACCATGGTTGCTTCCCAGGTTTGAAATTCTTTACCAACGCGCTTGACGCTCTTGTCAAGCGAAACGACGCCCATCACGCTATCCCTATGTGGGATGTGATGGTCAGTGGCGAGTTAGTGCCTAATTTGATCATGTATAATGCCATGATTGGGTTGCTCTGCAACAATGTTGCTATTGATCACGCCATTCGCCTGCTCGATGAGATGGCTTTCCATGGCGCTTTTCCGGACTCCCTTACCTACAACATGATCTTTGAGTGCTTGGTGAAGAACAAGAAGGCGCGTGAGACGGGGAGGTTCTTCGCCGAGATGATCAAGAATGAGTGGCCCCCTACCGGCCCTAACTGCGCTGCCGCCATTGCAATGTTGTTTGAATGTGATGATCCCGAAGCAGCGCATGAAATTTGGAGTTATGTTGTTGAGAATCATGTCAAGCCGCTTGATGAGAGTGCGAATGCCATGCTAGTTGGACTTTGTAACTTGAGTAGATTCTCGGAGGTTAAGAGGTTGGCTGAGGATGTGCTTTATAGAAGGATCAAGGTGTATGAATCTACAATGACTTTCCTGAAGGATGCCTTCTATAAAGAAG GAGGGCAGTTTTCGTGGGCTTTCATGAAAGTTGTGCATGCTTGCTTAGAGCAAACCTGCAGATTAAGTTTCCTTACGTGGACATTTATCATCAGTGCTTTGAT AAGGGCAAATATGTTATTGGTCTTAATTGTTTTTTGGATGGGAAAAGATTTGTGA